Sequence from the Enhydrobacter sp. genome:
AGGTCGTAGATAACGCCGATCTTGATCTTCTTTTCCTGGGCCTGGGCGGTTGCCGCCGTGGCGAACGCGGCGATCGTGGCCGCGAGCCCGCCGAACAGGCGGGCGATCATGCGCAATGTCATCTAGTTCCTCCCAGAATCGCGCTGGCTGGTGCCTTGTTCCATGCATCACACGAGCGCGCCCGTGCGATGTCAAGCGTCCCGCGGTCAGCGGCCCTCGCCGGGCGTCAGAATGTCGAACATCATTCCGGCCGGCGGTTCGAGCAGCGAGAGCAGGAACACGAGGCGGGCCGCGTCGCCCTCGATCGACAACGCACGCGTGCCCATCGCCTCGGCCGGCGTCGTCTTGCCGAGCAGGACGGCGTCGAGCGTGGCGCGTGTCGTGGTCACGGTCGCGACCGCGTCCGGCGCCAGCTCCTTCATTCGATGTGTCAGAGTAGAGTGCGTGAGCGTCCAGGCCAGCGTTTCACCTCGGTCGGTGAAGCGCCAATTGACGACGAGCGAGTGTCCTGCGGCCCTGGCCGCATCGAGCCGGATGGCCAGCGCGTCGAACAGCACGTCGGTACTCAGGCCGGCCAGGGTGTCGGCGCTCAGAGGCAGGCGCGCCGGCATCTTGAACACGCCGTGCCGCAGTTCCTGCGCGCCATAGAGAAAGGCGTTGCGCCAGGTCGCCGACTCGGCCTGGTACCCCATCTGCTCAAGCGCATCGGCGCAGAGCGCGCGCGCCGCGGCGTGGCCTGGCTCGGCGAACAGAACCTCCTTCAGGACCTGCGCCACCCAGCGGAATTCTCCCCGGGCGAAGTCGTCGCGCGCGCGGGCGACGACGGCGTCGGCACCACCCATGTACGCGACGAACTTGCGTGCCGCCGGCGCCGGCGGCAGCGGATGGAGGTTGCACGGATTGCCATCGTACCAGGAGAGGTAGCGCTGGTAGACCGCCTTCACGTTGTGGCTGACCGTGCCGTAGTAGCCGCGCGCCGACCAGCGCTCGGCCAGCCCGGGCGGCAGGTCGATCGCCTCGGCGATCTCGGCCGGGCGCCAGCCCTTGTTCATGTAGCGCAGGGTCTGGTCGTGAATGTGCTTATAGAGGTCGCGCTGCGACTCAAGATGATCAAGCACCGCCTCGCGTCCCCAGGTCGGCCAATGATGCTGGCCGATCAGGATCTCGGTACGCGGGCCGTAAAGCGCGATGGCGTCGGAGATGTAGCGCGCCCAAACGCACGGATCGCGCGCCACCGCGCCGCGCAACGGTATGAAGTTGTGCAGCAGCGGGCAGGCATTCTCCGCCATGTTGAGGACGCCGAGGCCGGGATAGAACATGTGCATCTCGGCCGGCGCCTCGGTCTCCGGCGCGAGCTGGAAGACGATCCTCACGCCGTCGATCGTGTGCTCCTCGACCGCATCGACGATCAGCCGCGTCGGCGCGATCAACCCCGCCGTGCCGCGGGCAACGCCCTTGCCGAGCCCGGCGTCGACCTGGCCACGCGCACCGCGCGGCAGCAGGGCGCCGAACTGGAACTGCGCACGCCGGATCATCGGCGGACCGGCCAGCACGTTCTCTCCCGAAATCGCCTCCATGAAGCCGTCGGGCGCGATCACCGCGACCTTGCCCGCCTTGACGTCCTCCTCGTCGACCACGCCACGCACGCCACCGTAGTGGTCGACGTGGCTGTGGGTGTAGATGACGGCGACGACGGGCTTGCGCGGCCGGTGGGCGTAGTAGAGGTCGAGCGCGGCGCGGGCCACCTCGGCGGTGGTGAGCGGATCGACCAGGATTAGCCCCGACTCGCCCTCGATCACCGTCAGGTTGGCGATGTCGAAGCCGCGGAGCTGATAGAGGCGCTCCGTCACCTTGAAAAGGCCATTGGCGAGGTTGAGCCGCGCCAGCCGCCACAGGCTCGGGTTCACAGTCGCGGGGGCGAGTTCACCGTCGATGAAGGCGTACTCGCCGAGGTTCCAGAGCACCGTGCCGCCCGGCGTTCGGACGACGCCTTCCGGCACCGGCGCGACAAGCCCGCGCTGCGCCGCCTCGAAATCGCGCGTGTCGGAGAACTGCAGCTTCGCCGCCATCGCCGCATTGGCCGCCCGCGTCGCGGGCTCGGCGTCGCGCGCCGCCTCCAGGTGCGAGGCGGGAACCGGAACCGCGGAACTCGAAGTCATGTCATCTCTCTCTTTTCAGGCCAAGCTGCCGGCGAACTTCTCGGCAAGCTCCTCCCGCCTGAAACGATCGACGACGTGATCGATGAAGGCGCGGGTCTTGCCCGGCATCAACGTCCGCGTCGCATCATAGATTGAAATCGTCCCGGCGTCGGCATGTCGGCCCGGCACGAGGCGAATGAGGCGCCCGGCCTCAGCCCTCCACCTTGATGCCGTTCTCCTTCACCACCCTGGACCATAGCTCGGTCTCCGCCTTCACGCGCTCAGCGAAGGCGGCGGGCGTGCTGCCGGTCGGGACCAGGCCGAGACCGGCAAGCTTGTCCCTCACCCCCACATTTTTGAGGATCTCGAGGCAAAGGCTGTTGAGCCGTTCGACGACGATGACAGGCGCGCCAGCCGGCGCAACCAGGCCAAAGAACGCCGCGCTCACGAGATCGGGCATGCCGAGTTCGACCACGGT
This genomic interval carries:
- a CDS encoding MBL fold metallo-hydrolase, which codes for MTSSSAVPVPASHLEAARDAEPATRAANAAMAAKLQFSDTRDFEAAQRGLVAPVPEGVVRTPGGTVLWNLGEYAFIDGELAPATVNPSLWRLARLNLANGLFKVTERLYQLRGFDIANLTVIEGESGLILVDPLTTAEVARAALDLYYAHRPRKPVVAVIYTHSHVDHYGGVRGVVDEEDVKAGKVAVIAPDGFMEAISGENVLAGPPMIRRAQFQFGALLPRGARGQVDAGLGKGVARGTAGLIAPTRLIVDAVEEHTIDGVRIVFQLAPETEAPAEMHMFYPGLGVLNMAENACPLLHNFIPLRGAVARDPCVWARYISDAIALYGPRTEILIGQHHWPTWGREAVLDHLESQRDLYKHIHDQTLRYMNKGWRPAEIAEAIDLPPGLAERWSARGYYGTVSHNVKAVYQRYLSWYDGNPCNLHPLPPAPAARKFVAYMGGADAVVARARDDFARGEFRWVAQVLKEVLFAEPGHAAARALCADALEQMGYQAESATWRNAFLYGAQELRHGVFKMPARLPLSADTLAGLSTDVLFDALAIRLDAARAAGHSLVVNWRFTDRGETLAWTLTHSTLTHRMKELAPDAVATVTTTRATLDAVLLGKTTPAEAMGTRALSIEGDAARLVFLLSLLEPPAGMMFDILTPGEGR